Part of the Musa acuminata AAA Group cultivar baxijiao chromosome BXJ2-7, Cavendish_Baxijiao_AAA, whole genome shotgun sequence genome is shown below.
CGAGCTGTACTTCAAGACGCCGGTGTTGATGGTCCACCGGCAACAGCAGCGCTTCTGCCAGCAATGTAGCATGTAATAGAACAACAGGGAATTTTTGTGGGGATTTAATTCTGACAGTCACTGCTTCTCTGTTCATCAAAAGTTCAGCATTCTTCTCTTTTGTCTCAGCAGATTTCAATTGGTAGAAGAATTTGATGAGGTAAAGAGAAGCTGTCGGAGGAAACCTCAGCCATGTTCTATAAATCCAAGGAATTTGTTTCCAGATCATCAAGGTTTGCTCTTTGTCGAAACAACCTTTGGCGTAAGAAATCTCTCACTAGCCCACAATATGCATGAAACTTTCCATCTACTGCGAGACTGCCATCGGCAGCAAAGACCCCCCAGATTTGTGCAGGTCAGCTGAATCTTAGCACAATCACTCACTCCTGTGGGCCGCAGCAGTGAGATGTTCAATGATGGAATAAAGCCATTAAAGCAATCCTTTGACTCCCaccgtgctctctctctctcatctgtcATCTTCAACCCAGACCTCGAACACCAGCCCGAGTCATACGGTGCCACCAGCTGATGGAATCCCGGCGGCGGCTCAGCCTTTTGTTTCAGCTTTGCAATACTGCGGTCTCTCCCACAAGCATCAAGCAACGCAACACCAACTGCTCTTCCAAGCGCAGGCACGGAGGACAGCAATCTGCGGACTATTTTGGTTTCTGGTCGTGCTGATGATTCTGTGATTGATTCCCAGAACATATTCCATGTTGCAAGTGAAGGTTTCTCGGAGGAGACCAGCCGAAATCTTCCCTTTTCTTGGCCTTGATGATTGGCTACTGTTGATCACAATGGAGTCATGTTCCTTATTATCATTTATGATTCGGGTCCACGTCCGCCGTAATCTTGACCCAAGTCAAGTCAAACTCAAGTCAGATTGTAATGATGCAATCCGTCTACTGGATCACCAATCAAGATGGTTACCATCAAATCAACGGTGGTATCCTTGTCTCAATTGAAGGGGTTTATTGGAATGTGCAATATTAATCCTTTATGCATATATAATTACTCGAAATGTCCAATGAAATATCTAATATAGCGTTTCAACCAAAAGTCAAACATTATTAGCAACGTTGGAAGGGAAATATATATgtgttttataattatatttatattgataAATACGGAAATTGTTGACTATGTAATCAATTTTGACTTGTAACTCCCCACGTCTGTATTTAGCGCAGGCGACAGGATTCGGGTTCGTAGTATCCGTTCGCTTCAAACTCCGTTCGGCTGCGTGTTGGGCGCCGCCCTCGAAACGGAGAAGAAAACCGCCGCAAAGATCGCTCAATTCCTTAACGAACCCTTGAATCCCTTTAAATTCGAAAAAGGAAGCGAATCGTAATCGAGATTCCTTCCGTTTAATCGTCGGAAATCACGAGCATGATGATCTTGGaagcggcggtggcggaggaagaagaggatgcgAGGCCGATGTTGGAGCGGCGGGGAGAGCCCTTGATGGGGAGCGTCGGAGGGGATGTGCATTTGATTCCGCCATCCAACTTCGGGGTTCCCTATTTCGGACAATTTTCCCTTCTTGGAGTCCCTCAACTTGCGATCCATCGTGTGAGGCTtccgttctttttcttcttctaatcTTGAGAGTTTCTTGATCTCGGGAAAGACTCGATATTGTTTGACGGATGTGGATCTTGGACAGGTACTTGTGCCCGGAGCCGTACCCGGCGGCTAATGCTGAGTTCGTGAGGTCTCAGGGGATTCGGCTTTTCCAGTTCGGGATCGAAGGGAGCAGGGTAATTTTCTTCTTCCGTCTTGTGAGACATCCATTCGTGAATTGTATTTGATCTTATGGTTTACATGAGGTATCGCCatgttttccttttgctttacctgATGAAAGGTATTGATGTGGAATCCCCATTTGGGTTTTATCGATAGGTTAGACAATTGGTGTCAAAAGTAAAAAAGCAGCTTTTCTTGTTGGTGGATTTTGATTGGTTTTTGCTCGTTATTATTGGAAATCAATAACAAGTTATATCAATACCAGTTTGATTCAAGAAAAATAAGTTCTAACCTAATCTTGTTTTATTGAATTTGTTTTTTAGTTAAGAAATGTAAATCACATATATAAAAGGGAGGGATAGAATTGTTTCCTTATAGGTTTAATACAAATGATTGGTATTAGGATATATACATATTATCAATACATAGTGCAACCAAAAGCATGATTAATTTCATGTGCAGCCATTTATCAACACGAGAAGATAAACATTCTTGGATTTCAAATAGAAGATAAACACTctactattttattttttattaattgaggAAAAAATGTTCAATTTATGTTTACGTTAAAAGTTTATGTTAGAAGTTTCTAGTTTATCAATACGGAAAAAGGAATTTAAGGGTGGTATATGGCTGTTCCCATGAGCCAGTTGATGGAATGTTGTTCTGGTAAAAAGGAAAGGAATAGTTAAGGAGTAGCTTATGTGACACGctgtgatattatgttttttcaaGACGTATACTGTCATCTTAGTGTCACATCATCGCATAGGCAAGTGGTGATCTTCCTGATCTTCATTTTCAGGTagcacactgtcacgaccttagctggttttgcctaaggcgtgcggcaccctcgcgcgtccgtccgcaaaggtcagcctccccgaagcctcccattgtcccttaggaccaacaaaagagagaacgggttaatgagaacgcctcaatcgggatccacaagcaaacatgtccgaaaaacacttcatagacaatgcaaattacaaacagactttacaagctctgaatagtggcacaacaaagggtaaaatggtccattacagaccgaaaagctctcgaacgtgtccacatgacacaacctttatttacaagcctaaagaggccaccaacccaactaaaatgggactattaagccttcggccgcccctttacattctgtacaaggcatgaacatgccaaaagacaacggacagacataagcattacatccaacatcttgtttagaagtttgtccgttacattctcccccacttatcccttcgacgtcctcgtcgaagcctttgtgaacactgcaactcttcgcctttgctgagtcttcaatcttccgctccagctgcaatgcgcctcctggctcccagctgctctctgctgctgtttctgagtagtcgaacctttgatccgccatgctgcttcaactcgccaatgactctgactctggtgtggggttggctgagttgtgttgatccttgtcgattcttgcggatccaccaaatgaaggaaaagaccatcttttctgcgccagtctctcaaaatttccacatgttgcttgaactgggtggatgcttgttggagctttaacgagcatcgcctcgcaaacttcagaagttttgggtccttcctccacaaaatctgctcattgactcttctttcagttagttgtcacatccaagtaggttcgcatcacttccgctttcgattggcatttcgttgggaaatgaagcggacaatctactctcagtagcactgatcaccgttggtgaggatttgacaactattgtcttccattatcttcgaagtgtctttgaacttgtgcagagctcctctgccggatagataagagaactggggtactcggtttcgcccattctcttaagagttgagaaggcaaaggttacttgacttcgcccgcctcctcgaggttgtacttcatgcatcgagctggttactggccttcgcctgctctttgctcacacttctgaagcacttgaagtgtttgcactccttgcgttgagttggctactgtgattcaccttctcaatgccatcgaatttctggaatgcgggaagttttcaccccaacttggagtaattctctgatagatgaggtcgcctttgggattgtatcgtcttctccatcaaccctgccgcctactccactgagtagcaaaggtacagcaccgcgtactgcctgcttcgttccttggtcatgcactcttgcatgacccgaagtccttcacttacggctatcttgatgagaaacttgttgacaccggtcttacgaagtttcttggcctctgcccttcagccttgtctcggtacttggagattgcctctgcatgctccacctcctcggcccctttcacgaccaagcgctctccctccgtgagagcaagggatcaatgacttgcacggaagtcccgcctctgcggtaccatggcgctgccatgcccatggccctactatccgtcgcctcgcctctgtatccctttccttcacaatcagtagagatgtctccgtggcactcctctgagtccacctccattctaactgatgcttgattttgggtagctaagtccctctggacttgtcgtcgcttcctcgcccctttcgacctcctgcttcaacacctctgtgttctccaagcagtctgtttggtcgatggaaagacagactgcaactcccatgcatggcctctgccatcacattgtagggtttgcaccgattctgttctccttagcttccttggtagcaacgttcgcttactcgaccttgtcctctgacttgtcgggctcccttaagcgaatatgagctctggagcagtccaactctccagctgcttcgatcatacctctgcatgatcaagtccctctcatgggactcactggtacttgcattcgaacttttcccttggtggaacccagcccccataagctgatgaccaaggttttcatccgatgcaaaattcggtgcacgcccggaagacccgcctctgcggtaccatggccttcactccttgaatccatagcccttcttgccgtcgtgttgttcaccaaagcggagctcccagtagctcccgatcatacctccatatgatctcatccctcacgggacgtgtcgtgtgtgtcgcattgccacgaactgttccaccacgatccgctgcaccatgtcgcctcctggtgacatctccattgcattctgatccttgtggaataaactcgaattgtgaaccctccatgtgtggcctctgccaatacatcgcagggtctcctccaccttcgattttgttcgctcctttggcaatcgaccttcatccacccactcttgggtcacacctagatgaagcaccgctctaggacagtccatcgcctagtagctcccgaagtccaccgacttcgctgtaatttgtgcaccattgcctggatcctaggcctctgcccctaccagcacaatctccgctgcacactgcttccttcatagcaactcaaatggcaacactgtggcatattcttcaagagtacccgcctctgcatcctcttgccccgtgctaaggccttctgaactcaacttcgcctccgcaaattgagtcgccttagttcctccatcgaatgctcctccgagataaggtgcatgtgccccgaagctcccttcgtctttggcaccatgcaagatgagtccactctgtcagaatgaaggacccagggaacagcatgattctactcctgcctctgcaagagttcatgtccttgacctctgtctagggaaagcgctgtgcctctgctccatgttccaacttctatgctggctcccttcatgcggcttgggtacttcgccaagttacacccaagttgctccgctcctcgtttctgcattgagtcgatggtggccctcgcgcccaccattccacgggtcagccctcccttgagcccgatctccatatcgactccaagtgtgcctccatttgagttgctttgggtcgctcccccacttgatctcgcaatgcatccaccaatgcattctctcaagcgagatcatgcgacgactcctcgccgcttgctcagtccatcgagcttcgtggagttgttgtttgtgaggtactcctcctcaacatgtgaagtccgtctcacatgattctccctctggagagctgagacttatccctcctggataactgtcccgttggagcaacatctctcttcgtttcggagactaccatccccttggactactccgatctgctgaacaaactgtgcattgttctgcctcttgcaaacgcacttactagattgcgcctccacgtcaatacagccaccgctgcacccctcaaggcctagcaacatgctgaactcgttgcacacttcagcctcctccggacgtatccttcgcatgtcgaagagaaagtttcaatgctccatggcgccgagtctcgaccgccttgggatggccacgaacaatccatcgtccgcatacaagcccatgcatgagtaccgaattcttcgagttagcaattccccccacctctgtgagctttgcacaactctttcggtcgctgagcaactcattccactttgcatggtctcgtcctttgccaagcgcctcgcttgccttgagcaccatcaagtaaagttgtcaacgttgagccgtagctcaaactcagccatcccaacctttgtgcgctccaaattcttccaagcttgcctgttctcgtggtgcctcttgcgcgaagggttggccattcctctgaatgccaatctcagatgcccgctcctctgagcgactcttttccctacatctccatgcccgttttccctcaaacggtcgcgcgtgtgctgactgccctcaacgcagccccgctaggtcccccacgtttgcatgtcaagtgtttctatgagtgcttgtcccgctctgataccacactgtcacgaccttagctggttttgcctaaggcgtgcggcaccctcgcgcgtccgtccgcaaaggtcagcctccccgaagcctcccattgtcccttaggaccaacaaaagagagaacgggttaatgagaacgcctcaatcgggatccacaagcaaacatgtccgaaaaacacttcatagacaatgcaaattacaaacagactttacaagctctgaatagtggcacaacaaagggtaaaatggtccattacagaccgagaagctctcgaacgtgtccacatgacacaacctttatttacaagcctaaagaggccaccaacccaactaaaatgggactattaagccttcggccgcccctttacattctgtacaaggcatgaacatgccaaaagacaacggacagacataagcattacatccaacatcttgtttagaagtttgtccgttacaacacGGCAGATGTAAGTTAATGGATGATAGAATGTCATGGATCAATTGCAACTTAGGTGTTTTCAGACAGCTACCATGTTCCTTTAATAGTCTCATTATAGTCTTCAAGACATCTTATCATGTAGCTACCTAGGGATATGGATTTCTAAGGTCATTCTTTGTCATTTCATTTTCCATTCAATTTTGTCTAACTCAGAGTCttaaaagtttaatatgatttatgcttcttttatttattatgtttacCATTTACCCACGTGCTTCGATTTTTTATGGTTTCTTTTAGGCTTCATtaatgtaaatatatatttttagatttatggGAACAGAGTGATTATGCTAGAGATTGGGGTCTGTGATGCATCCCGCTTATACGGACTTCtcataagtaatttcaaaataacatGAAGATTACAGTAAACGTGAAAGTGAATCGACAAAATTGTTGAATTTGACTTCTTATAACTAACGGTTGTTGGTTTTATTTGCTCTTGGATTGTTTCAATTGGTTACTGAATTTGAATTGCATTTTAGTCATGTAGATAAAGGGAATCATCACGATCTGTTTGTCAATATTGCAAATGTTTTAGTAGAATTAAGATGCAAGGGTACTTCTGGCTTAGGaggtttaaaatatcttatattctTAATATGCCTGCATTTAGTTACATTTACTGCAAGGCTTTTTCATGTTTATTTTCCAATGTGTTCTTTaatctatgatttttcttaatgATTTTGGTTAATAGTGGTGTCAAAATTACTGAGATAAACAATTTTAGTACCAAGGCATCTGTCTTCTTTTAAATCTTCGCaaggtaaacttcttttaaattttgatctacTGTTGATATGATTGCTATCCTACTTCATAATATCCACAATCCCATGATATACCTTACAAGTTTCTTTTTTCCCTCTTTCTCCATTTCttacttctttttttcttttcctttagaaCTATTTTTTATTGTGATATTCCCTATTGTGATTGTGCTTCTAGATCATCACATAAAAGTGCCAGCACAGTGGGAAACTCTGAATGGAAGCTATATGAAATTTGGGAGAAATACTCAAAAGTTGGGTTCCATTATTGAACCATTAGAACCTGAACTTTATATTAGGACTCGTTTGTGCTCTACTTGGAATACACCCATCAAAATCCACACAAAATAAACACTTCCATGTCAGGGGCATTTTGCTCACTTCATCAATATTGACAATTTAACCAGCACCTAACCTGACAATCTGAGTTAAGTGCGACACTAATATATGGTAGCTAATGGCCAGGGAAAAATTTTGAAGGTATCTTTTAATGACATGGAAATGCAGGATATTTGAATCTTCGAAGGAATAAATCACATTTTCATATATTTGCAGTGTCACGTTGGAAGTTTACCATTTTGTTTTATGTACATATTCCTGCATATTAGGTTCTCCACCATGTTCACTGATAGAATCTCTGTCAGCCAGTGGATCAAAAGATGTAAAGATATGATAGGCCAATGTGGTAAATTACAAAAGACCAAGATGTTAAGATATAATAGACCAATGAACTCTGGTCTGTGATCTGTTGTTACATAGTTCAACAATTGATGTGCTATTCCCTGTATATGGCCGCAATCATATGACATAAGTGTCTCTACATGCAACCAAGTTCATAACTATTTCGATAGGTATTTTTCATTTAGGCTTTTGCAAACATTGCATTACCATCAAAATCCAATGAATCATCATTTTAAAAGCTTATTTTGCTTATAGCTTTATGAAAGTCTGCATTGATGCATTATCTTGTAGAAGTTGTGAAGTAATCCATGTTTCTTTTTGACTTCATTACACTTTACTTTTATAAGCTTGTCGTGTCCTGCAATGCAGGAGGCATTTGCAACTATATCTAACCATACCATCATGGAGACTCTTGGAGTCCTACTTGGTACTTGTATTAACATTTTGTTTAGTTCAGCTTACGATCAGCTATCCCTACTTGTCGTTTGTTCCTCAGTCAAAACTATATGGTGCATGCTTAGCTCATTTGTTCTGTTGTTTCAGATGTAAGGAACCATCCGATTTTAATTCACTGCAAACGGGGAAAGGTATGAAATTTAGGTCAGATCAAGATACTTTATCTCACATATTTATGTAAGGATCTCTAAAACTCACTTATGTTTACCCATCAATGTCCTTTCTTGCAGCACCGTACTGGTTGTCTTGTTGGCTGTTTCAGAAAATTATAAAATTGGTGCTTATCCTCTGTGCATGAAGAATACATAAAATTTGCATCGGTCAAGGCACGGCGTCGGACATGAAATTTATTGAGATGTTTGATGTTTCGTGTATGATGCAATGTGTTCTTCGTATCTTGTACCAGTACCATGGCTGTGGCAACCACACTCGGCGCCTTGCTTATCAAAAGACATCATAATTGCCCATTCGGCTTCTCTGATTTTGCATGGGCAAGGAGAAGCATCTAACAAGATTCTCCATGCACTTGCCGATCTTAGTTCTCTCATCATCTTTTCTGTACATCATTCTAGTTAGAAAATTAtcatactttaaagagaagtCTTTTAGGTGGAAGAACTGCATCTCTTGATGAACATATTGATCagatatagatttttttttgtctAGCTTTTATTCCTTGAGAAACTTACAGTGTTTAAACGGTTTAAACGCATACGAAGATCACCATGACAAGTAGTTTGGGCTTCTTTTTTGTGTGTGAAGAGCATTTCTCTGAAATTTTTGTGGTAACAACTTGTATGAGCTTGCCTTAGTCTTTTGGCTTTGCAAATTTAGCATGACATATATATAGGCAAAATTTGACCATCATAATTGATATATATAGGAATTGTTCCTTTAAAGGTATTTGTGCTTAAGGGGAACAAATCAGGATTAATATTCCAAGACAAGTATGTATTTGTAGCACCGGTGGTGGGCTTTCTATAATGATAGAGTGTTATTAAAGGACATAAGTTCATTATTAAGTTAATTAACTATTAATTCTTTAAAAAGAACTTTTCTGTACTTTCTTCAGTTTATTACATTTTTTAATACAAAATGCACTCAAATCACTGATAAGCCTTCATTTTATCCTAAAGATTTTTTAGTTGCGGAAAGAGAAGCTTTTATGTTCATTGTTTCGACTCTACTTTGATTTCAACGTCAAGAGTTATATTGAGATTCTTATACTTATAAAGTGAAATATTTATCCTGTTGCtccaataaattattttttttatttttaattttataaaattatctatgAATCTTAATATTAGCGTATATAACCTTGAGCTCCTCCAAAAACCAAATGTATGGTTAAAGAGTTAAATATCAAATTGAATAAGATAAGTAATCAAGAAATAAAATATACAATCCTTGATTTCATGGACtctgataaatatatatatacttggcTTTTATTCTAGTCAAGCATTGTTCCATGAATCTCAATTAAATCTGATCCAAAGAGTGCAGTAACTTTGAATCCCCCTACACACACCCCAAGAGTTCTACTTTGGCTGCTCTCCAAGCTCGAACAGCCCTCGGCAACATCTGAGTCCTTCACTGCTCGTCTTCATTGTCACTTTGTATCACGAGATCCTGATGGCGTGCGTATGGTACTGCTGTCGTTGTCGAGTATTTGGTCTACCCAAAAAGTAGGCCAAAGATAGCCTCTAATTTCTCTTCCCAGATCCAGTAAAAACCTAACTCGATCCTCTGTATCTTAACAACATGATCATGGAGTTCATGATGGGTGTCGATTACTGTATGTGTATGGCCGGTGAGAAGCTTCAGTACAAGACTCGTTAATCATGTGGTGAACTCGATGCCAAGACAAAGAGACAGTACTGGGAAAAGGTTGATCGACTAATATACTAATACCACTCGCTACAAATGCTGTACAAGCAAGTTCACATGCACTCCCCTTCCTTTATCACCATCGCCAATAGATTTAGGTTGCCAAGCCAACAAGGAATCCAATAGGGGAGGAGAAGAGAGCAGCTGCACCTCACTCGATCACTGCATGCATGTGGTCATTATGCCCTCAGTGGACCATGGGGTGGAGGGGCACCAGCCTGTGCAGCAGCCATGGCCAGCTCGAATGGCTTCAGCGAGAAGGAATTGGGGAGGGAGAGGCAGTCCGGAGCTCGGCCCCAGCTTTTCATGGTGCTGAAGCCATCCCACCCGATGTGAGCCACATGCTGCACATCTGTTGGGAACCCGATCTCCATCTctacctcctccgcctcctcttcctcctccttgtcCAGAACAAACAGCTGAGAGAATCGCTTTAAGCTCTTCAGCATCTTCTGAATCCCCGCAGAGATGCTCGGCCGCTTGCCGGTGGCGTGCCtcccacctcctcctccaccttcaTCAAGAACAATTGTATTGTAGACAAGGAAACAGACGTAATGATGACAAGAAACCCCCCAAAAGGAAGAGAGCGTTACTCGATGCTGCCGTGCCAGCCGGCTCAATCTGTGCTCTCTTGGGATGATGGCCTTCGGTGATGGCGACGCTGGATTGGGAGACGCAGCCGACCGAGAACGGAAACGCGACGAGCCTGTCCATTCTCCGGTCCCTCATTGCCACCCCCATAGAAGCATGAACCAAGGTTTACTGCTCTAGGAGATCAAGCGCGagcgaaagaagaagaagaagaagaagaagaagaaggagaggggtGGTGAAGTGGATATGTGCTGCTTGTTAGCGTTGGCTTTTCTAGCAAGCATTGATGATTACCCATACAAAAGAAGTAGTGAACCGAGTTTGGTGAGGGAGGGGGAAATGTCGTGAAGGATTGGATGGTTTGTCACCTACCATGCAGCTAAATCTGTAGGCCATTCTGAGCCCACCATGTCAATATTGGGGCACTACTCTCTTTCTCCTACCTACCGACTGGTGTTTCTTGGCCTGTCTTCTACAGTCCTCATTTCACTGAATGACCGAGATACAAATATAATAGAGAAcctactcctcctcctctttcgatTCCTTTTTCTTCCCCTAACCACTGCTGAAAGAGTGAGGGCCAAGCAATTTATGGCACTAAAATAGTGGTGCACTGCAAGTTGGAGGACGGATCCACCTGTGGATGGAGCTCACTCTTCTGCCTGCTTCTAAATCTTGGGGGTTCACATGATGGAGTCGAATAGGATTTGGTACTCTTCGGATTAGATTGAGCTGGTCTCTCTTTGGATCATAAGCATCACCACAAGATCCACTGCTGGATCCAGCAAATGATCAAGGATATATCTGTTTGGTGGATTGG
Proteins encoded:
- the LOC103990804 gene encoding CRIB domain-containing protein RIC4, translated to MGVAMRDRRMDRLVAFPFSVGCVSQSSVAITEGHHPKRAQIEPAGTAASSGGGGGRHATGKRPSISAGIQKMLKSLKRFSQLFVLDKEEEEEAEEVEMEIGFPTDVQHVAHIGWDGFSTMKSWGRAPDCLSLPNSFSLKPFELAMAAAQAGAPPPHGPLRA